In Dysgonomonadaceae bacterium zrk40, one genomic interval encodes:
- the prmA gene encoding 50S ribosomal protein L11 methyltransferase codes for MQYNQVLFKCDPYSEMITDILSAMLAEIGFESFVRGEDALEAYIPQPLFSQSALQQVLTDLPLEVEISYSIHTLEDKNWNEEWEKNYFKPIVIEDECCIHSSFHQPDKACRYPIVIDPKMSFGTGHHQTTLLILKEILAMELNGKSVLDMGCGTGVLAILAAMKGAAPVTAIDIEEWAYHNAVENVGLNGMTSIRVEQGGAELLGAERYEVIFANINRNILLQDLPRYEAVMEKGGVIVMSGFYLDDLPAIRARANELGLSFDHLREMDRWVATTFVKK; via the coding sequence ATGCAATACAACCAGGTTCTGTTCAAATGTGATCCCTACAGTGAGATGATCACCGACATCCTATCTGCAATGTTGGCAGAGATAGGATTTGAATCATTTGTGAGAGGTGAAGATGCTTTGGAAGCCTACATCCCTCAGCCGCTTTTCAGCCAGTCGGCGCTGCAACAGGTGCTTACCGACCTCCCGTTGGAGGTGGAGATCAGCTATTCCATCCACACTCTGGAAGACAAGAACTGGAATGAAGAGTGGGAGAAGAACTACTTCAAACCCATTGTCATTGAGGATGAGTGTTGCATCCACAGTTCGTTTCATCAACCCGACAAGGCATGTCGTTATCCCATCGTGATTGATCCGAAGATGTCGTTCGGCACAGGCCATCATCAGACGACACTCCTGATATTGAAGGAGATCCTGGCGATGGAGCTGAACGGGAAAAGTGTGCTCGACATGGGGTGCGGCACCGGGGTGCTGGCCATCCTGGCTGCCATGAAGGGCGCTGCCCCCGTGACTGCCATCGACATTGAAGAGTGGGCCTATCACAATGCCGTGGAGAATGTGGGATTGAACGGCATGACATCCATACGTGTTGAGCAGGGAGGAGCGGAACTGTTGGGCGCAGAGCGGTATGAGGTGATCTTTGCCAACATCAACCGCAACATCCTGTTACAGGATCTGCCACGCTATGAGGCAGTGATGGAGAAGGGGGGAGTCATTGTCATGAGCGGCTTCTACCTAGATGACCTGCCCGCCATCCGTGCACGGGCAAATGAGTTGGGTCTTTCTTTTGATCATTTGAGGGAGATGGATCGTTGGGTGGCCACAACTTTTGTAAAGAAGTGA
- a CDS encoding IS982 family transposase → MITTDKVIEIFCIADDFCAEYENEIQNHQLQAGGTTKRRNRKTQMSQSEIIAVMVCFHCGTFHNFKNYYLFYICKHMKSYFPNAVSYNRFVELQPRVIVPFMLLLKLFGFGECTGITYVDSTPIKVCHNKRIHSNKVFRDLAQRGKSTMGWFFGFKLHLVCNEKGELLNFSLTKGNVDDRNPDVINVLTKDLFGKLYADKGYISTKLFEMLFDQGVHLVTGIRSNMKNSLMSFRDKILLRKRSVIESINDELKNICQIEHSRHRSTHNFIMNIIAALVAYCFFPKKPSIKFEVEKSSQLTIWG, encoded by the coding sequence ATGATCACAACAGACAAAGTTATTGAAATATTTTGTATTGCCGACGATTTTTGTGCAGAATATGAGAATGAAATTCAGAATCATCAACTTCAAGCCGGGGGTACAACTAAAAGGAGAAACAGGAAAACGCAAATGTCCCAGAGCGAGATTATTGCCGTGATGGTCTGTTTCCACTGCGGAACCTTCCATAATTTCAAGAATTATTACCTGTTTTATATTTGCAAACACATGAAGAGCTATTTTCCAAATGCCGTTTCCTACAACCGTTTTGTCGAGTTGCAACCCAGGGTGATTGTACCTTTCATGCTCTTGCTCAAACTCTTTGGATTTGGTGAATGCACAGGCATTACATATGTGGATAGCACTCCCATTAAAGTATGTCATAACAAGCGTATACACTCGAATAAAGTATTCAGGGATCTGGCACAAAGAGGGAAAAGTACGATGGGCTGGTTTTTTGGATTCAAGCTTCATCTGGTCTGTAACGAAAAGGGTGAATTGCTGAATTTCTCTCTCACAAAAGGCAATGTCGACGATAGAAACCCTGACGTAATCAATGTTCTTACCAAAGATCTTTTCGGTAAACTATATGCAGACAAGGGTTACATCAGCACAAAGCTCTTCGAGATGCTGTTTGACCAGGGTGTTCATTTAGTGACCGGTATACGCTCAAATATGAAAAATTCCCTGATGTCATTCCGCGACAAGATTCTCTTACGCAAAAGATCTGTAATTGAGTCCATCAATGATGAACTGAAGAATATCTGCCAGATAGAACATTCAAGGCATCGTTCCACACATAATTTCATCATGAACATAATTGCTGCATTGGTGGCATATTGTTTCTTTCCCAAAAAGCCTTCAATCAAATTTGAAGTGGAAAAGTCAAGTCAATTAACCATTTGGGGATAA
- a CDS encoding tetratricopeptide repeat protein → MYKIIILLAFFSITLPNLLHGQQSKAQQLVEEGVALHDQGEYEEAMAKYREALAFDPGLIQAVYEMSLTSLELKDYAGAEKYSSEVIASDEKKLAIGAYAVKNEVLLETDRADEAIAFLQEGLEKYGDDYLLHFNLALNYYKQGESGKALTHVRRAIDVDKSHSGAFLLNAYLLNDHGLWVQSILSFQMFLLLEPDSDRSKNAFEELLQTMSIRKSEEPVERSFIQQQMMRNKTVQSNKSEETPPLTPEENLDRSLVYGAITATIDSLQAGDNEADPFLLFTTVNRSIMKVLEAESIGHKEGVLWTYYIPFFTHIEQSDFFETYCRYISVSYYPESLQWWQENEEAAGNFVRWFENGDAS, encoded by the coding sequence ATGTATAAGATTATCATACTGCTTGCATTTTTCTCCATCACCTTGCCCAATCTGCTGCATGGGCAACAATCCAAGGCGCAGCAACTGGTTGAAGAAGGAGTGGCACTCCATGACCAGGGTGAATATGAAGAGGCGATGGCCAAATATCGTGAAGCGTTGGCATTCGATCCCGGACTGATACAGGCTGTTTATGAAATGTCACTCACCTCTCTCGAGCTGAAAGACTATGCGGGAGCAGAGAAGTACAGCAGTGAAGTGATTGCATCCGATGAGAAAAAGCTGGCCATCGGCGCCTATGCCGTCAAGAATGAAGTCCTCCTGGAAACCGATCGTGCCGATGAAGCCATCGCCTTCCTGCAGGAGGGTCTGGAGAAGTATGGCGACGATTACCTGCTCCACTTCAACCTGGCGCTCAACTATTACAAGCAGGGTGAGAGCGGGAAGGCGCTGACACATGTCAGAAGGGCTATAGACGTTGACAAGAGCCACAGCGGAGCGTTTCTACTCAATGCCTATCTGCTGAACGACCATGGCCTCTGGGTGCAGAGCATCCTCTCATTCCAGATGTTTCTACTCCTGGAACCCGACAGCGACCGTTCAAAGAACGCCTTCGAGGAGCTGTTGCAGACCATGTCCATCAGGAAGAGCGAGGAACCTGTAGAACGCTCCTTCATACAGCAACAGATGATGCGCAACAAAACCGTACAGAGCAATAAGAGTGAAGAGACACCGCCGCTCACACCCGAGGAGAACCTCGACCGCAGCCTTGTATACGGTGCCATCACTGCAACCATCGACTCACTGCAGGCGGGTGACAACGAAGCCGATCCATTCCTGTTGTTCACAACCGTGAACCGCTCCATCATGAAGGTCCTCGAGGCGGAGAGCATCGGCCACAAAGAGGGGGTCTTGTGGACCTACTACATCCCTTTTTTCACCCATATAGAGCAATCTGACTTTTTCGAAACCTACTGCCGTTACATCAGCGTCTCCTACTACCCCGAATCATTGCAATGGTGGCAGGAGAACGAAGAGGCCGCGGGAAATTTTGTACGATGGTTTGAAAATGGTGATGCAAGCTGA
- a CDS encoding RNA polymerase sigma factor, whose protein sequence is MEMNNEETLLEALRNPHTIRQGFADLVAAYSERLYWQIRKMVLSHDDANDILQDVFVKAWTNLENFRGDAKLTTWLYRIAINESITFLNKKRSQNNISIDEDDSFLINVLESDDYFDGDEAALQLQKAILTLPEKQRLVFQMKYFDEIKYDEMSDILGTSVGALKASYHHAVKKIEKFLGEED, encoded by the coding sequence ATGGAAATGAACAACGAGGAAACCTTACTGGAAGCACTTCGGAATCCGCACACCATCAGACAGGGGTTTGCCGATCTGGTCGCCGCCTACAGCGAACGACTCTACTGGCAGATACGAAAAATGGTGCTTTCGCACGACGATGCCAACGACATCCTCCAGGATGTGTTTGTGAAGGCATGGACAAACCTGGAGAACTTCCGCGGCGACGCCAAGCTTACCACCTGGCTCTATCGGATTGCCATCAACGAAAGCATCACCTTCCTGAACAAGAAACGAAGCCAGAACAACATCTCAATTGATGAGGATGACTCTTTCCTGATCAACGTGCTGGAAAGTGATGATTATTTCGACGGTGATGAGGCAGCGCTGCAGCTGCAGAAAGCGATCCTCACCCTGCCGGAAAAGCAGCGTCTTGTTTTTCAGATGAAATATTTCGATGAGATAAAATATGATGAGATGTCAGACATTCTCGGCACCTCCGTGGGGGCATTGAAAGCATCTTATCACCATGCAGTTAAAAAAATTGAAAAGTTTTTAGGAGAAGAAGATTAA
- a CDS encoding CotH kinase family protein, producing MSLLKSGNLLYLVLILFLGLNSCDDTEKVVLEPKIDSFTLQPEFNNSLDKVVVGEKYGIEIKLVIPHNVSLKNLVVSFQFVGVKVEVNNVEQISNITSNDFSQPVKYKVYGINSEPLEYTVTVTNERLRLPQVYVDVEDHQEYRDDEKGTYKNITLRVLDADNYYTSITDFNAVGEMKGRGNSTWYGVPKKPFRIKLGKKSSLLGMSTDKNWALLANYYDKTLLRNLTAFEISRIAEMSWTPNSISVDYYMNGTYRGVYTLTEHVSVTDERLNMELVSEDDNSGDALTGGYFLELDFHFDEPYKFKTDRKGLPIMFKDPEEPTTNQFNYVRDFFNTAEEVLYSENFTDPVEGYRKYIDVPSFINYYIVQELAKNVDGNLRGSCYMAIRNKGKIEFPLVWDFDLAFGNADYITWEQGATSSEWDGWFIKTQSPWFDRLFQDPQFVGEVKSRWNELKPELDRIPDYISAHADLLDDSQEKNFSPKPIGAGWSITDKQWNTSKIRGSYDKEVEYLIYFVEKRLEWLDTNINALK from the coding sequence ATGAGTTTACTTAAATCTGGCAATTTACTTTATCTTGTTCTAATACTATTTCTAGGATTAAACTCATGTGACGACACAGAAAAAGTAGTTCTGGAGCCGAAAATTGATTCTTTTACGTTGCAACCTGAATTCAATAATAGTTTAGATAAAGTTGTAGTGGGAGAAAAATATGGCATTGAAATCAAGTTAGTTATTCCACACAATGTATCACTTAAAAACCTTGTTGTTTCCTTTCAATTTGTGGGTGTCAAGGTTGAGGTAAATAATGTAGAACAAATTAGCAATATAACATCAAACGATTTCAGTCAACCTGTCAAATATAAGGTTTATGGAATTAATAGTGAACCACTGGAATACACGGTTACTGTTACGAATGAACGACTTCGACTGCCGCAAGTTTACGTAGATGTAGAAGATCATCAGGAGTACAGGGATGATGAGAAGGGAACATATAAGAATATCACTCTGAGAGTCCTGGATGCTGATAACTATTATACCAGTATCACAGATTTCAATGCTGTAGGTGAAATGAAGGGCAGAGGCAATTCAACCTGGTATGGTGTTCCAAAAAAACCTTTTAGAATAAAACTGGGAAAGAAAAGTTCTCTGCTGGGCATGAGTACCGATAAAAACTGGGCTCTTCTTGCAAATTATTACGACAAGACGCTATTGCGTAATCTAACCGCTTTCGAGATATCAAGGATTGCTGAAATGTCATGGACTCCAAATTCCATAAGCGTTGATTACTATATGAATGGCACATACAGAGGAGTATATACCCTTACTGAACATGTAAGCGTGACAGACGAAAGATTGAATATGGAGTTGGTTTCGGAAGACGATAACTCCGGAGATGCATTAACCGGTGGATATTTCCTGGAACTTGATTTTCATTTCGACGAACCCTACAAATTTAAAACAGACAGGAAGGGGCTTCCCATCATGTTTAAAGATCCGGAAGAGCCAACAACAAATCAGTTCAATTATGTAAGGGACTTTTTTAATACTGCAGAAGAAGTTCTTTATTCAGAAAATTTTACTGATCCTGTTGAAGGCTATCGAAAATATATAGATGTACCCTCGTTTATAAACTATTATATCGTTCAGGAATTGGCGAAAAATGTGGATGGCAATTTACGTGGCAGCTGCTATATGGCAATACGAAATAAGGGAAAAATAGAGTTCCCGCTTGTATGGGACTTCGATCTTGCTTTTGGAAATGCCGATTATATTACCTGGGAACAGGGTGCTACTTCCAGTGAATGGGATGGATGGTTTATAAAAACCCAATCACCCTGGTTTGATCGTTTATTCCAGGATCCTCAATTTGTAGGTGAAGTTAAAAGTCGATGGAATGAGTTGAAACCTGAATTAGACAGGATTCCGGATTATATCAGTGCACATGCAGATCTATTGGATGATTCACAGGAAAAGAACTTCAGTCCCAAGCCAATTGGCGCTGGCTGGAGTATCACAGACAAACAATGGAATACAAGTAAAATCAGAGGTTCGTATGATAAAGAGGTGGAATATCTGATTTATTTTGTTGAAAAACGTCTGGAATGGTTGGATACAAATATAAACGCTCTTAAATAG
- a CDS encoding sulfide/dihydroorotate dehydrogenase-like FAD/NAD-binding protein: MNKIVGKEYFSDKVVKFEVEAPLIARSRRAGHFVIVRVGKKGERVPYTIASADPQKGTITLVIQRVGKSSEKVCQLEVGDYITDMVGPLGKATHIEQFGTVVCAGGGVGVAPMLPIIEAMKAAGNKVISVLGARSKDLIILEDQVRAHSDEVIIMTDDGSYGEKGLITQGVEKVIQREKVDLCVTIGPAIMMKFVSQLTKKYEVPTIASLNTIMVDGTGMCGACRVTVGGKTKFVCIDGPEFDAHQVDFDEMLMRLKAYN, encoded by the coding sequence ATGAACAAGATTGTTGGGAAAGAGTATTTCTCCGATAAGGTGGTGAAGTTTGAGGTAGAGGCACCGCTCATCGCCAGGAGCCGCCGTGCGGGACACTTCGTCATCGTACGCGTGGGCAAGAAAGGGGAACGGGTCCCCTACACCATCGCCTCAGCCGACCCGCAGAAAGGAACCATCACACTGGTCATCCAACGAGTGGGCAAGTCGTCCGAAAAAGTGTGTCAGCTGGAGGTGGGTGACTATATCACCGACATGGTGGGACCGCTGGGCAAGGCCACCCACATTGAGCAATTCGGCACGGTGGTCTGTGCCGGTGGCGGTGTGGGTGTCGCCCCCATGCTGCCCATCATCGAAGCGATGAAAGCGGCGGGCAATAAGGTGATCTCCGTACTGGGCGCCCGCTCGAAAGATCTGATCATCCTTGAGGATCAGGTGCGTGCCCACTCCGACGAGGTGATCATCATGACCGACGACGGCTCCTACGGAGAGAAAGGGTTGATCACACAAGGCGTGGAGAAGGTGATCCAGCGCGAGAAGGTCGACCTCTGCGTCACCATCGGCCCGGCCATCATGATGAAGTTCGTCTCGCAGCTGACAAAGAAGTACGAGGTACCCACCATCGCTTCGCTCAACACCATCATGGTAGACGGCACCGGCATGTGTGGTGCCTGTCGTGTGACGGTGGGCGGCAAGACCAAATTCGTCTGCATTGACGGACCCGAGTTCGATGCGCACCAGGTCGATTTCGACGAGATGCTGATGCGCTTAAAAGCATATAACTAA